TTCCATTCAGAGAGCATGATGATGTCGGGGTTGATCGTGCGAATGACGGCACAAAACTTCTCCGGCGATTCCTGCATTTTGCCCCAAACGTTCCATGCCATAATGCGGACGGCATCGGGTGACTTTGGCGGGATTCCGTCGTTCGAGCGCTTCGGTGCGCTAGCGATCGGGGGGAATTCAACTTCAAAGGGATCGCTGTAACCGACGATCCGCCCGCGCTGGTCGTAGATCACGAACGCGCCTCGACCCTTTCCGTTCGAGGCCAACCCGGCGGTCGGCAGGCCGGAAGAAGCGGCAAAGAAGCGCGACACGCGCGCGTCATACCACCGCGACGCGTAGGTCGGGGCGAACAGAAAATCGAAGTCCTCGGCGCGCAACTGCGACCTCCCGCCCGCTTGATCGAGGCGGTAGAACGCAACACCCTTTCCCGGCGCACCGCCGCGGGGGTTGACCGGAGAAAACTGGATCTCCATGTCGGCGCCCATCGCGGCGAACGGCTTTTCGCGTCGTCGAAAACCCGTAGCCGCATCGCCGTCTGTGTCGAGCAGGAGCGCAACCGTTTCGTCGCTGTCCTGAATTGTTTTTTTCGCGTCGCCGGGGTTGAAGCGCAGGTAAAGATACTGGTCGTCCGCGCGCGCGACGGCGCTCGAGGACGCCGCATCCGGAACATGATGCGCTCGAGGCGACTCGGTCGCGCAACCTGCGGCAAACAGGAAGACAAAACCAATACAGTACTGGAGCGACCTTCTCATGCCTCCACTATCCGCGAGCGCAGCGACGACTGCAAATCCCGGGAACAGGAAATCAATGGCGCCCTCGTTTGAGATCGCGCAAAGACCGCCGGGCTCAGGACCAAGCTTTTGGCGCGGGCTCCGAACCCCTGTCGGGCTGAATAAACTTCGACCCCCGCCGCCCGGCAAATTCTTTGGGCAATGCGCCCTTTTCCGGCGCGTGCAATCGGCCGATCCACCCATGCGGGCGCTCGGCTTCACCGAAAAGGACTTATGGCAAGCAAGCAGCAAATTACGGACGCGATCTACGGGGCCATCGACGAGGTCAATGCTGCCCAAGGGTCCGAGAACCAAATCACTAAGGATCCGAAGGCAATCCTGTTCGGCCAAGGCGGCAAGCTGGACTCTTTGGGCCTGCTCACGTTTGTCCTGCAGGTTGAGCAACGCGTACAGGCCGCTGGTCATCCGAGCTTTACTTTGACCGACGAGAAAGCCATGGCCGACACGGCGACGGTTTTTCGAACCGTGGACACGCTGGCGGACTACATCGTGTCCCGAGTGGGCTGAAGACCTCCGCTTCGGGAGAGCGTACCGAAAACCATGGACATCAAGACGATTCATTGCCTGCTCATCGCCGACCACACGATCGACCAGCTCGGCGCGATCCTGCGGAACGCGGACGATGCACCCGCGATGAAGGCCACGGTTGCGCCGTTCGACCAAGTGCAGCAGATTCTGATGAACGGCGCGCTCTCCTGCTGGAAAGAAGGGGCGAACATCGCGGTGGCCTGGACGCGCCCCGAGCGAGCGATCGATGCATTTCGGCGCATCCTCGCACGTGAGCGTGTGACCCAAGAAGAACTGCTTGAGGAAGTGGACGAATTCGCGTCGCTTGTCACTCGGGCAAGCGAGCGAGTTGAAGCCGTGTTTGTTCCGATGTGGACGATGCCGGCGTGGTGGCGCGGCACCGGAGGACTCGAACTCAAATCGCGTCCCGGCGCGGTCGGCGCGGTGCACGCGCTAACGCTGATGAACGCGCGTCTTGCGGAAAAACTCGGATCGAATTCGAAGGTTCATTTGCTCGATGCTTCGCGCTGGATGGCGAGCGCGGGGAAAAATGCGACGAATCCGAAGTTGTGGCTGATGACCAAGGCGCTTTACAGCCTCGAGGTCTTCAAGGATGCCGCGGCGGATATCAAGGCGATTCTGCGGGGGCTCGCGGGGCTCTCGAAGAAACTGGTTGTGCTCGACCTCGACGACACGCTCTGGGGCGGCATCGTCGGCGAGAACGGTTGGGAGGGTGTCGCGCTCGGCGGGCACGACCCGATCGGAGAATCGTTCGCTGAGTTTCAGCGGGCGCTCAAGGCGCTCAAGAACTCCGGGATCATCCTCGGTATCGTCAGCAAGAACGACGAGGAAACCGCGATCGGCGCGATCCGCGAGAACCCGGAAATGGTTCTGAAGGACTCCGATTTCGCAGGCTGGCGAATCAACTGGCTCGACAAGGCGACGAACATTAAGGAACTTGTTGAAGAACTCAACTTGGGCCTCGACAGCGTCGTGTTCATCGACGACAACCCGGCGGAGCGGGCCCGCGTGAAAGAGTCACTGCCGCAGGTCACGGTTCCGGATTGGCCCGCCGACAAGATGCTCTACACGCAGGCGCTGCACGCGCTGCGACTCTTCGACCGGCCGAGCGTGACGGACGAGGACCTCGGGCGCACGGAGATGTACGTCGCGGAGCGCGCTCGCACCGAGTCTAAGTCATCCTCCGTTTCGATGGAGGATTGGCTCGCATCTCTCCAACTGAAGGTGACGTACGAGCCGCTCGGACTGGGCAACATCAAGCGGGCGGCGCAGCTTTTCAACAAGACGAATCAGATGAACCTGACGACTCGGCGCATGACCGAAGCAGAATTACTTGCCTGGGGCCAGGAAAAGAACCACGCGATGTACGCGTATCGGGTGGCGGACCGCTTCGGCGATTACGGGCTCACGGGTCTTGCGGCGGTCGAAGTAAACGGAAGCGAAGCGACCGTCACCGATTTTCTGCTTTCCTGCCGCGTGATGGGGCGTGGCGTCGAGAAGGGGATGTTGACGACGTTGCTCGACTTTGCGAAGAAGCTCGGAGCGAAAAAAACGACCGCGAGATACCTCGAAACCAAACGGAACAAGCCGTGTCACGACTACTTCAAGGACGAGTCGGGCCTGCCGAAGAATGACGCCGCCACGGAATTCTGGTGGCTGCACGAGAACGAGTTCCCGACTCCTTCGCATATCACTCTGGTTCGAGGCGATGGAACGGTTGTCGCCGAACCTACTCTGGCCGGCTCGTGACCGTGCACCGACGCAATTGAGCGGACTCGTAATCTCCACCCGCATGGGAAAGGTCATCCTTAAAACCCACACACTCGCCGACATTCCACCCGAAGGAATCGCGAGCCGGTACGCCGATCCCCACGGATACCTCGCGTCCAACACTTCGGAGTGGGTGAGATTGCTGCACGACAATCCACACGCGCAGCCCAATGACCTCGTCATGCTCCTTGCGCTCGATCAGGAAGAAGACGGGAGTGCCGAGGTTGTGGGGCGGCTCGGCGTCCATGCCACGACCTGGTCCATTGACGGCAAGGTACATCGCATCCACGAAATGGACGGCTTCTTTCTCGACGAAACGCGTCGGCAGACCGGCGCGGGCGCGATGATCATCCTGAACGCTATTGCCCGCTGCAAAACGATGCTCGCATGCGGAGGTCCGAGCGCCGCCGCCCAGAAGCTCTACAAGGCGGCGGGAATGAGAGAGATCGGTCCTCTGAAACGGTGGGTCTGTTTTCTCAGCGGACGGCCCGTTGCACGCAAGTTATTCAAATCCGAGACGCTCGCAAAAATCTTCGCACTTCCGATTGGAGTATCTGCACGCGTGTTGTACGCGTTCCGCGGCGCTCGCGCCCAGCCGAAACTCGAGTACAAGGCGGTCGATCGCTTCGATTCGCGCATCGACGCAATCGTCCTGGCATCGAAGCATAGTTATTTTCCACGCGATTCGCGCGTTCTCAACTGGGCGCTCGCTCACCGACGCATCAAGGCGTTCGAGATTTTTGACAAGGGCAGTTTGATCGGGTACGCACTTCTCAAGCGAAGCATTCTCGACGCAACGCAGCATGGGCTCGGTCGGGTAAGCGTGGGCGCGCTTCTCGATTACTTCATCGCGGACATCGACGGCCCACGCAAACGCGATCTTGCTCTATTTGTCCTGCGCCACTTTGATTCTGACCAGGGTGACGGCGATCTCGCCAGTGAACGGGGACGGGTCGAAGTCGTTGAACTCCAGGTCTTTGATCCGGAGTTTGACGCAATTCTCAAGCGCATGGGGTTGGTGCATGCCGGCGGGCTTCGCGTGCTCTTCCGCCCCCCCCCGGGGACGTCCTTTGATGAACAGACGCCGTGGTTTTTCACCCACGCATCGGGCGACATGCTGCTGATGAGACCGTAATCAAAGCTTCTTTATGATGCACCGGCGGGGTGAGGCGGAATTTGCGCCCGGCCTGCAGCGCTCAGCAAAGCAGACTTCATGTAAAAAACATATGATTTGGATCAGCGGGCTCCGAATTGGTTGCCGATCTCACTCCGATAATTCGCTCTTCTTTGCAATATCATGGGGCGTCGCGGTGATTCCCTGCCGGCCATCGCCTCCGGATACACCCACCCCTCCACTCGCCCGATGCTCTTCCCTGAACTGGTGATCCCGTTTGGAGGTTCCCGAACTATGAAGCGACCAATCACGTTCGGCAGAGTCGTCAACTTCGCGCGTCGCATGCCGGCAGTGCTCACGCAACCCGAGCGGCTCTACGCCCAGGAGGCCATCAAGAAGCTATGGCCGGACGCAAATCCAAAAGATATCGAGCAGCTTCGCTACGAGTACCACAAGAACGATAGCCTCTTTCTTGATGTTGATCGTTTGTCGCTGACCAAGCGCCGCCGCCGCGCTCAGTGGGAACCTTGGCTCGAATTCCAGTACCTCCTCGTCCGCATGGCCAAGCCAGAGATTTATGTGGAGACCGGCGTCTTCGACGGAATCAGCAGCGCCGTCATTCTGCAGGCGATGGAAGACAACAGCAAGGGGCGGCTCGTGTCGATCGATCTACCGGCGACTGAGCCGATCAAGGGCGCGACCGATCACATGCTCGAGGGCTCGCTGCCACCGGGCGTTGATCCTGGCTGGTGCGTTCCGCAGCGCCTGCGGACTCGCTACGACTTGCGTCTGGGCGATGCACGCGAACTCCTTCCCAAAGCGCTGAAGGAGCTCGGAACGATCGACATCTTCTTTCACGATTCTCTGCACACGTACGACCACATGATCTTCGAGTACCGCTGCGCCTGGCCTCATGTCAAGAACGGCGGCTTTGTGGTCTCCGACGACATCTTCGCCAATCCCGCGATGTTCCACTTCTCCAGGGAAGTGGGCCGCAAGTATCTGAATATCCGCAACGGGTTCGGTTGCGTCCGGAAGTAGTTGTCTCCAGCCCTCGCACGCCCAGACACCTGAAATGACGCGCGTCATCATCAATGCCGACGATCTGGGTCTTTCCGGTCGCGTGAACGACGCGATCTTTGGCCTGATGCGTCGGGGCCGCCTCACAAGTTCGACGATCATGGCGAATGGACCGGCGCTCGAAGATGCCGCGGCCCGCACGAAGGAATTCCCGCGTTGCTCCTTCGGTGTTCATCTGAACCTGACCGACCTGCGCCCGGTCACAGGCGATCCGACGCTGCGCCCGCTGCTCGGTGACGCCGGAGAGTTCGCGCGCAAAGCGCGCGAGGTTTCCTATGACGACGCCCTCCTCGCGGCCGTGGAGCGCGAGTGGATCACGCAGGTAAACAAAGTGCGTTCGCTCGGAGTACCGGTCAGCCATCTCGATTCGCACCACCACACCCACACGCACGCGCCGCTCTTCAAAGTGCTGAAGCGCGTGCAAGCAATGACAGGAATCCGAAGAGTCCGCACGACGATGAACCTGTATCACCCGACCGATCCGCTCGTGGGCGGCATGAAACAACGCCTCAAAAAGCTGGGTTGGCACACGGCGCTCCGCTGGATGGCGCCTCGCACCACAACCACCGACCTATTTACCTGGTTTTGGATCTACCACGATCTGCTGCCGACGGTCCCGCGGGCACGGACAGTCGAACTCATGGTCCACCCCGGCTCGGACGATCCGATCTTCAAGCGCGAGGAGGAGTTGATGGATACTCCGTGGGAAGCTCGTTCCAAGCCGCCAATCTCGCTGGTTAGTTACAACGACTTGTGAAGTCGAACAAGGCGACCGGACGCGTGCAGGCAGGCCTTGCGCCGGGCCCGCGAATTCAAACTCTGTCAAAGAAGTCAACCCCGGCTTCATTCGCGCCGAAAGCCGGCCGATAAGTCGGACATGCGCACCGCCTTTGCCTGGCGCCGCCACGTGCCGTCCGCCGCACTCGCCGCGGCATTCGTCGCAACGGTCATCCTCGGTCGCTCGCTTTCGGCCAGCTCCGCGAGTGCATCGGAGTCACCGCAGCTCCTCGTCGAAACACTCCCACCGCTTGCCCGCGAATTCGGCGTCAAGCCGATTGTCACGCTCGTCGGACGCGAATCGATCGTCCGGATCGGTCTGTACGGCAAGACGAGGGTCTTCAGCGTTTTCGATCGCGCCGGCTTGCCGCTCGCGACGAGGCTGACGCAGATCGAATTCGCCCGCCAGTTTCCGGGCATCCAACTGGAAGAAATGCGCGACGCTGCCGACGGTTTTCGTCCGTCCAAGGACGTTCTTGCGGACACTCCCGACTCGGGATACGACAACCGCTAGCATGTCGGCGTGACGGACCTTCCACCTCATTGCCCGCCGCCGACACCTCCCGAAATCCCTCGGCACGCGACCGATCTGATCTTCGTCGGCGGCACCTTTGATCCGCCCCATTTCGGTCATACTCGGCTTCCGGTTGAAGCGCGCTCCGCCGTGAACTTGGATTCTGCGTGGCTCATCTATGTCCCGGCGGCACAGAATCCGTTGAAGGATTCGCTTCCGCGAGCCGGCGATGCGAACCGTCTGGCAATGCTCGAGCTTGCGATTGAGCCAGTCCTGCAGTCGGCGATTTGGGATGATGAACTCGCGCGGGCTCGCTTTTCTGGCGGCCCGAGCTACACAGTCGATTCGCTGCGCAGGCTTCGCACATGTTTGAGTCGGCCGCTCAATCTACGGCTCCTGCTCGGGAGCGATCAGGCGCTTTCGTTTCACCGCTGGCGTGACCCGCGGGAAATCCTCGAACTCGCACGGCCGATCGTGATGCTCCGCGGAGCGGATGCACTGAGTTTTTTGTCGTCGATGAAGCAGAATCTGTTTTGGTCGGAATCCGAACTTGGGATTTGGGAGGAGTCGATCGTTCCGATCTCGCGTTCGAATATCAGCTCCACACGCGTGAGAGATTTGCTCAGGTCGGCGCGCGGAAAGGAAACCCCCGAACTGGCGGAGTCTCTTTCGCCCGCCGTGCTCGATTACATCCGGCGGAACCATCTCTACCGCTGCTGAAGCCGGAATCGCTCCACCAGAAGCTTTCTTTCGTCCTTCGGCGTACCGTCGGATATGAAGACGCACAATACTTTGCCCAAAAAGATCAAGGCGGATTCGATCGAAGTACTCCAGGCTCGCCTCTCCGACACACTGGATGCGTGGAGCCATACGAAGCAAGCACACTGGAATGTGAGGGGTCCGGGCTTCATCGCGATCCATGAGTTGTTTGACAAAGTCGCCGACGCGATCGCCGAAAGCGCCGACGCGATCGCCGAACGGCTCGCGACGCTCGGAGGCTCGCCGAGCGGATGCTCGCGCGACGTCGCCAAGAACACATCGCTCAAGCCCTATCCGCACGGAATCGCCAGCGAGAAGAAGCACGTCGACGCTTTGTGCGCTTCACTTTCGACACTGGCAACCAGTTGGCGCGAGGCGATTGATCACTGCGATAAATCGGGAGATGCCGTGACCACCGATCTTTTCACAAGGTTGACTGGCGATCTCGACAAGTACATCTGGCTCATCGAAAGCCACAACGCCTAAAGACCCTCGCACTTAGCAGGCTGTTGAAATTCTGATTGTGCCTACTGCGCCGACGCATTGCAGACAACTTTCTGGCCCTCAGACCCGGGTCGCGAGGGTAGATGGCGGTTCGAAATTGCGACTGGTTGGAGTTTTTCAACAGCCTGTTAGGCCAGAATCGCGAAGAGGACGAGCGGCACGACAAGGCACGCCAGCGATATCGGCAGACTCGCCAGGAAGCACTGCACCTTGTCGTCATCGTCCATCACCAAGACAGTCGCCCCGGTGACGACGATCGGTACGAGCAGCATGGTCTTCAGCGAGAACCAGATCCGACCGCCGGTCACGGGGAAGACAAGTTCTGTCACGGCCAAACCGACCAGCACGACAGCGAGCACGTGAAACAGGGTAATCGGGAGCGACGTATCCAAAAACCGAAGTATCAGGCCGCACACGATGAAACCGACGGACGCCACCACCCAAGTCGGCACGATGGCCGCGAGCCAGAACTTCATCCCATCCGCGCCGTACCAGCCGCCCGCGAGCGCAAACAGAATTGCCAGTCCCAGCGCCCCGACCCACACTCCATTTCGACACGCTTCCCAGAACACCTGCCTTGAAGTCCACTCTTCCTGCTCCGTCAGGAAATCGAGTTTCGGCGGTGCGAACGGCGCCACCCCGCCGCACTCGGGGCAGGTTGTGCCGCTCATTCCGGACATGTCGTAATCGCAGTTCGGACAGGGCGCACGCGTGGCGAAACCAGACGGCGCAACCGAATCGATCCGACCAATCCTCGCACCGCAATTGATGCAGAGCACGGCGCCAGGGCGGATCGCCACGCTGCACGCGGGACAATTCGTAACTGTTTCGTCGACTTCACTCGCGAGCGGAAGCGGCGCCGGCCTTGACGGCGTGCTGAACTTCTGAACAGACTTCGGCGTCAACCCCATGCCGAGATTCTAACAGAAAACGATTTGTTGAAATCGCCGCATTATGACGGGTTGATCGTCGAATCGCCTAGCAGATATCTTTCAACTCAACCCTTGCTTTCTTTCCAGGCCTTGAGGATCTGAGCCTCGCGCTCACGGCTCATGCCGACGCCCAGCTTGGTCGGATCGGGAAGCCTCGGCGGCTCTTTGCCGGCTTTCTTTGCTTCTTCAACCAACTGATTCCCGACGCGCTCGCGCCGGGCCACTTCCTTGGGCCACCATTCGAGCGTCGCCTGGCAGGTGTCCTCCACCGGCCGGTAGGTCAATCCCGCGGCGACTGCCCGCGCGTTCGACCGCCTGTGGAAGCCCGCCGCCTCACCCGTCGAAGGAATGATGATCGGAAGATCACCACCGACCGAAACCTGCTGTTCTTCGAGGAATTCAAATGGGACCCAAACCGGAGTCGCCTTTTTTCCGCCGGTCGCGGCACTCGCAGCGATGCACGCCTCGACAAGGCCCCTCACATTGAGCTTCTTGCCTTCCATCCCGTCAGGTCCAATGGCGTTGAACACGCCCGGAGTCCGAGTCTCACACAAGCGCACACACCATTCGGCCAAGTCTCGGTTGTCGATGAACTGCACCGGGTCGGAACCATCTCCCGGGCACAGCATTTCGCCGCCCTCGCTGGCCCGAACCGGCCAATAGGTGAAGCGATCACTCGGATCTCCCGGCCCGACGATGAAACCGGGGCGCACGATCGAGCAGCGATCACCGAAAACGCGCTGGACTTCCTTCTCGCACAGCACTTTGAGCGGACCATAACGCTCCATCTGAGCGCCCATGTTTTCCGTCGTCGTGTCTTCGACCTTTCCGAGTTCGTCATTCTCATCCGCCGGCTTGCTGTTTCCTTCGTACACCGACACCGTCGAGATAAACAGGTAGTAACCAGAGTCCTTCAGAAGCTCGGCTGACGCCTTGACATGGCGCGGATAGAACCCCGAGGTATCGATGATCGCATCGAACCGTTTGCCCTCGAGTTGGGTGAGACCCTTGGGCGAATCGGGATCGGCCTCATCGGAGTTCTTGTCCGGATCGCGATTGCCGTACAGGTGACCGACATCTTCCACCATGCCGATTCTTTTTTCCGTTCGTCCCCGATTAAAGAGCGTGACCTTGTGGCCCCGGCTCTTGGCATACTCGGCCATCTTGGGGCCGGAGAAACCGGTGCCGCCGAGAATGAGAATGGACAACTGCTTGTCCGGCTGTTCCGGACTTATTGCGGCAAGTCGCGCGAATGCAGTCGGCCCGAATCCGACCACCGCGACTCCGATTGCGGCGCCCGCAAGAGCGGTCAAACGAGCGAATTCGCGGCGTGAAAAGTGGTTCTCTGACATCGGAAATACTCCATGCCCGGCAGGAACGACCGCAATCGCGGCCGTGCAACGATCGGAATCGTGCGTTGTACCATGACACCGAAAGCGGGTTGCAGTCGCAATGGGCCTAGCTGAAGAAAGGGCTTCATGACCGAGCCGGGCAACCCGTCAGAACGTGATCCGGTCTCGCGGTTTCTCGGCCTTCAACCGGGCGACTTGTCGATCGTCGGCCCGGCCGCTCTTTGCGCATTCTCACTCTTCGCGGGTTACTCGGTCGCCAAGCCGCTCCGCGACGCGACGGCCGCGGCACTCGGAGTCGAAGCGGTCGCGGCCCTCCAGGTCGCAACGTTCGTCACCATGATCGGGGCGGTGGCCATCGTCGGGCTGCTCGTCTCGCGCCTGGCATGGAAGCACTTTGTCTTGCTCGCGTTTTCGATCTGGGTGGCCGCGGCAGCGCTGGCGGCCTTTTTCTTCGGCGCGCAGGGTGCCGAAAGGTCGCTTCTGGTAGACCGAGTTTTTTATGTGGGCGTCAGCGTCGCCAATCTGCTAAGCCTCTCGATTCTGTGGGCGACGATGTCGGACATTCTCAGCGCCGACCGAGCCAAACGCGGCTTCCCGATCGTCGGCCTTGGGATCACGCTCGGGGGCATCTCGGGTTCCTTCATCGTCAAGCTGCTCGCCGTGACCCTGAGCTATTCAAGTTTCATGTGGGTCGCGACAGCCCTGCTCGTCATCTCCGCAGGGTGCGCCGCGTGGATCCTGCGCTATTCGCCGGAGCACGCTTCTCGAGTTCGTCGTGCATCCGGTGGGACGATCGCCGAAATGACGGAGGGAATGTGGCGGGCGATCGCTTCGCCTTACCTGCGTCGGCTGGTGCTTTATCTGTTTCTCTACTCGGCCACAGGCACGCTGGTTTACATGTTGCAGGTGAAGATTCTCAGCGTTCAGTTCGCTGACCTTCCAAAGGCGGACGCCAAGATCGCGCGAACAAATGTGACCGCATCGATCGATTTGTACGCCAATATTCTGACGGCGGCGCTGCAATTCCTGGTCGCCGGAAGGGTTTTGCGCTGGCTCGGCATCGCCGCTACGCTGACGATCACACCGCTTACAACGCTCGCTTCCATCGGCCTCCTGCTGTTCTCTCCCACCGTGACCATGCTCATCCCGGTCCAGGTTGCGCGGCGCGGGCTTCATTACGCGCTCGATCGTCCGGCGCGCGAGGTGCTGTACACGGTCGTCTCGCCCGTTGAAAGGTACAAGTCGAAGAGCTTCATAGACACATTTGTCTATCGATTCGGGGATGTGGTCGGGGGCTGGACGCAAGTGGGCCTCGAGAAGATCTCTCCGCC
The DNA window shown above is from Phycisphaeraceae bacterium and carries:
- a CDS encoding HAD-IIIC family phosphatase — translated: MDIKTIHCLLIADHTIDQLGAILRNADDAPAMKATVAPFDQVQQILMNGALSCWKEGANIAVAWTRPERAIDAFRRILARERVTQEELLEEVDEFASLVTRASERVEAVFVPMWTMPAWWRGTGGLELKSRPGAVGAVHALTLMNARLAEKLGSNSKVHLLDASRWMASAGKNATNPKLWLMTKALYSLEVFKDAAADIKAILRGLAGLSKKLVVLDLDDTLWGGIVGENGWEGVALGGHDPIGESFAEFQRALKALKNSGIILGIVSKNDEETAIGAIRENPEMVLKDSDFAGWRINWLDKATNIKELVEELNLGLDSVVFIDDNPAERARVKESLPQVTVPDWPADKMLYTQALHALRLFDRPSVTDEDLGRTEMYVAERARTESKSSSVSMEDWLASLQLKVTYEPLGLGNIKRAAQLFNKTNQMNLTTRRMTEAELLAWGQEKNHAMYAYRVADRFGDYGLTGLAAVEVNGSEATVTDFLLSCRVMGRGVEKGMLTTLLDFAKKLGAKKTTARYLETKRNKPCHDYFKDESGLPKNDAATEFWWLHENEFPTPSHITLVRGDGTVVAEPTLAGS
- the dps gene encoding DNA starvation/stationary phase protection protein Dps → MKTHNTLPKKIKADSIEVLQARLSDTLDAWSHTKQAHWNVRGPGFIAIHELFDKVADAIAESADAIAERLATLGGSPSGCSRDVAKNTSLKPYPHGIASEKKHVDALCASLSTLATSWREAIDHCDKSGDAVTTDLFTRLTGDLDKYIWLIESHNA
- a CDS encoding endonuclease/exonuclease/phosphatase family protein, whose protein sequence is MRRSLQYCIGFVFLFAAGCATESPRAHHVPDAASSSAVARADDQYLYLRFNPGDAKKTIQDSDETVALLLDTDGDAATGFRRREKPFAAMGADMEIQFSPVNPRGGAPGKGVAFYRLDQAGGRSQLRAEDFDFLFAPTYASRWYDARVSRFFAASSGLPTAGLASNGKGRGAFVIYDQRGRIVGYSDPFEVEFPPIASAPKRSNDGIPPKSPDAVRIMAWNVWGKMQESPEKFCAVIRTINPDIIMLSEWKSDAPTLEQLLNRNMRGEIGIAVAWNAAAGPGVAVASVFPTRLAGPNNLELGWNGEKRKVRFVSAAVQTPVGPVLVGAMHLKCCGGSGSNEDALRIAEVDTINQAMQQISRADAADIRVLGGDLNLVGSRVPLDILCLNADADGSDLTPADPVVLGDDWLYTWRDWGSGFSPGRLDWLAYSDATAQPVRQFVFDPARLSDSALAKIGLSRADAQPSDHLPVVVDFKPIAR
- a CDS encoding nicotinate-nicotinamide nucleotide adenylyltransferase yields the protein MTDLPPHCPPPTPPEIPRHATDLIFVGGTFDPPHFGHTRLPVEARSAVNLDSAWLIYVPAAQNPLKDSLPRAGDANRLAMLELAIEPVLQSAIWDDELARARFSGGPSYTVDSLRRLRTCLSRPLNLRLLLGSDQALSFHRWRDPREILELARPIVMLRGADALSFLSSMKQNLFWSESELGIWEESIVPISRSNISSTRVRDLLRSARGKETPELAESLSPAVLDYIRRNHLYRC
- a CDS encoding class I SAM-dependent methyltransferase codes for the protein MKRPITFGRVVNFARRMPAVLTQPERLYAQEAIKKLWPDANPKDIEQLRYEYHKNDSLFLDVDRLSLTKRRRRAQWEPWLEFQYLLVRMAKPEIYVETGVFDGISSAVILQAMEDNSKGRLVSIDLPATEPIKGATDHMLEGSLPPGVDPGWCVPQRLRTRYDLRLGDARELLPKALKELGTIDIFFHDSLHTYDHMIFEYRCAWPHVKNGGFVVSDDIFANPAMFHFSREVGRKYLNIRNGFGCVRK
- a CDS encoding ChbG/HpnK family deacetylase, translating into MTRVIINADDLGLSGRVNDAIFGLMRRGRLTSSTIMANGPALEDAAARTKEFPRCSFGVHLNLTDLRPVTGDPTLRPLLGDAGEFARKAREVSYDDALLAAVEREWITQVNKVRSLGVPVSHLDSHHHTHTHAPLFKVLKRVQAMTGIRRVRTTMNLYHPTDPLVGGMKQRLKKLGWHTALRWMAPRTTTTDLFTWFWIYHDLLPTVPRARTVELMVHPGSDDPIFKREEELMDTPWEARSKPPISLVSYNDL
- a CDS encoding zinc ribbon domain-containing protein, with product MGLTPKSVQKFSTPSRPAPLPLASEVDETVTNCPACSVAIRPGAVLCINCGARIGRIDSVAPSGFATRAPCPNCDYDMSGMSGTTCPECGGVAPFAPPKLDFLTEQEEWTSRQVFWEACRNGVWVGALGLAILFALAGGWYGADGMKFWLAAIVPTWVVASVGFIVCGLILRFLDTSLPITLFHVLAVVLVGLAVTELVFPVTGGRIWFSLKTMLLVPIVVTGATVLVMDDDDKVQCFLASLPISLACLVVPLVLFAILA
- a CDS encoding NAD-dependent epimerase/dehydratase family protein; this encodes MSENHFSRREFARLTALAGAAIGVAVVGFGPTAFARLAAISPEQPDKQLSILILGGTGFSGPKMAEYAKSRGHKVTLFNRGRTEKRIGMVEDVGHLYGNRDPDKNSDEADPDSPKGLTQLEGKRFDAIIDTSGFYPRHVKASAELLKDSGYYLFISTVSVYEGNSKPADENDELGKVEDTTTENMGAQMERYGPLKVLCEKEVQRVFGDRCSIVRPGFIVGPGDPSDRFTYWPVRASEGGEMLCPGDGSDPVQFIDNRDLAEWCVRLCETRTPGVFNAIGPDGMEGKKLNVRGLVEACIAASAATGGKKATPVWVPFEFLEEQQVSVGGDLPIIIPSTGEAAGFHRRSNARAVAAGLTYRPVEDTCQATLEWWPKEVARRERVGNQLVEEAKKAGKEPPRLPDPTKLGVGMSREREAQILKAWKESKG